GCACCGACGTTGACGTGGATGTCGCCGAGGCCGGTGTGCACGAAACCCTGCGGGTTCTCAACGCGCGTACTGCTGCGCTGGTGGTTCACCGGCTGTCGTCCTCGCGACTGTCCGGTTCGCTGAACCGATGCTGGACACTGCCGTGGTTGTCGCCTTCGAAATACGTCATCCCGTTCCCCGAGAAATGCCGGTCACCCGACACATGGCGGGAGTTCTGATAGATGTGGCCGTTGCCCGTGTGGACAGGGCCGCGAGAATCCTTCACGATGGTGCCGCCGACGTCTCCGGTGAAGTCACGGCTCTGTACCGCTGTCCCGCTTACATCACCGACTGAGTTGGTCACGGTGTCCGACGCCGACGACTTCTCGTCGGCTTGGGCCAGGCGATCCAGTCCGGGCACCATCTCGGCCACCAGATCACCGATGCGCCTGACACCGGTCTCGGTGTCATGGGTGTCGAATGGGATGGACTGAAGGTCGGCGAGCCGTTCCAGTTCGGGCGGCAGGTCGGCCTTGCTCAGCCGATCCGTCTTCCGTCCGTCCAGAATTGGAATGACCGGAAGTCCATAGGTGAACGCCTCCTCGATCTCCCTGCGCACCCAGTCCTCCGGGTCGTGCAGCCGGCCCTGGAATTTCGTCCAGTCCGGCCCTACGACGGCCAGCAAGAGGGAACTGCGTCGCAGCGCGGCCAACAGGGTGTCGGGGTAGGTGTCTCCGGGGGCGATGGATTTCGACGCGCGGAAGACGCGGTCCCCGCCGAATCGACGGGACAACTCCTGGTCGAGCAGAGCGGCGGTCTTTTCTCCGTCGCCCGTGCGGTAGTTGATAAAGACTTCGATCATGGTGATGTCTCCCTCAGGAAGTGGACAAGCGAGATAAGGTGCCGAGTCGCGGCGCCAGACGACGTACCGAAGGCTGATCCGAATGGCGAGCCAGGACCCGGGCGAGGCGCCGCAGATCGGTCGTGACGGTCGCTGAACGCACTGCCGCCGCACCGTCGAGCAGGGGGGTAACCAGCGCGCACGCGTGGTCGATCTCTCCGGCCGATGCGTAGGCGAGCGCACGGCGCACGCCGTACCGCACTTGCGTACGCACCGCGCTCTCGCCGACCAGGGCGAGTTGCCGATCGAGCTCGGCGCTCGCTTCCCGTGGTCGACCGAGATCGACCAGGCACCATCCGGTGACCATGCCGACCGGGTCGGGAAGATGCATGGTGCCGATCACCGGTTCGTCGGAGCCGCAGTCCTGGCGGGCGAGGAGGGTACGGGCACGGTCAAGGGCACTCAGGCAGGCACGTTGATCGCCCGCGAGTGCGTGCCCCTGCGCTTCACGTTGCGCGGCCAGCCCACGGATCCGCGGCGGCAGCGAGCCGCCCTGCGCACGACGGGCCAGAGCCACCGTCTGCTCGGCGTCATCCCGGTACAGCGTGACAAGGGCCCTACGGACCAGTGCGTAGCCCGCCAGCGCCTGGTCACCGCCGGCTGCTGCCAGATCGACCGCGCGCTGCGTCCACCACAGTGCCGCACGTTCGTCCCCGGTTTCCTGCACCAGC
The nucleotide sequence above comes from Streptomyces sp. NL15-2K. Encoded proteins:
- a CDS encoding toll/interleukin-1 receptor domain-containing protein; the protein is MIEVFINYRTGDGEKTAALLDQELSRRFGGDRVFRASKSIAPGDTYPDTLLAALRRSSLLLAVVGPDWTKFQGRLHDPEDWVRREIEEAFTYGLPVIPILDGRKTDRLSKADLPPELERLADLQSIPFDTHDTETGVRRIGDLVAEMVPGLDRLAQADEKSSASDTVTNSVGDVSGTAVQSRDFTGDVGGTIVKDSRGPVHTGNGHIYQNSRHVSGDRHFSGNGMTYFEGDNHGSVQHRFSEPDSREDDSR
- a CDS encoding helix-turn-helix transcriptional regulator, whose protein sequence is MPRPSTEFGEELRRRRLEVGLSLTGLSDEVHYSKAQLSKVERGIKAPSRDLVRLCDAALGADGALIALAPQAAGDNPAEAASGQVDEEDWIMQLSPDGPNRFQPMGRREVMSTGVASLMTWRPDGSGPASLATGAGMLEASRSLFTQYRRLGQTLEPGLLLPVLIAQTHTLRELSAQSDNSTREQLLALGSRYAEYVGWLVQETGDERAALWWTQRAVDLAAAGGDQALAGYALVRRALVTLYRDDAEQTVALARRAQGGSLPPRIRGLAAQREAQGHALAGDQRACLSALDRARTLLARQDCGSDEPVIGTMHLPDPVGMVTGWCLVDLGRPREASAELDRQLALVGESAVRTQVRYGVRRALAYASAGEIDHACALVTPLLDGAAAVRSATVTTDLRRLARVLARHSDQPSVRRLAPRLGTLSRLSTS